DNA from Candidatus Stoquefichus sp. SB1:
GAATAAGATTGATATAATCAGAAGTGGACATAATATATAACCTCCAAAGAATTTTAGTTAGCACATAAATTTTACAGTAAGGTTATAGTTATGTCTATTTTTATATAAAAAATAAAACTGAAAGATTTATTTAAATCCTCCAGTTAAATTATAGAGCCCGTTTAGGAAGGTCTTTTTTGCTTGTGAAAAAGTTAATGATGTGAAAAGTGACATCTTGCTTTTTTGGGATAAAAAAAAGTGATAGAATAATGAAAAGGAGGTGTCGCTTGTGGCTAATGAAGGAAAACGTTGTTATTGTCGCTGTATTAAAGAAATGACAATGATTATTGGAAAAGAAGAAATGGTTATCTTTGCATTTAAGAAAGTTTATCCTTGTATGATTAGGACAAGTGACATGGAGGTTAATTATTATAAAATATATGGAGAAGAGTTTTCATTAAGCTGTAGTGAGGTAGAATTTAAGGAACATTTTAAGCTCATTATTCATACACAACATGATTAGAATTTTGAAGATGGGTTTGTTTTTTGAAAAAAATATGTTATGATGTCTTGAGAAAGGGTGATAAATTTGTCGAAAAAAACATTTGAAATATCAAATATTCAGACGGTTGAAGATTTGAATAAATTAAGTCTTGAACTCAATTCTAGAGAACAAGTCTCACATATTAAAATAAATAAAGGCAGTATTACTTTTAACTGTATTGATATTGATGCCTTATTACGCCTTATTCATGGGATTAATAAAGAATTGGTGATTAAAGAGGTTATTGATGGTACAAAACGTCAATATGATTTTGCTCAAAAAAAGGAAGTAAAACATTACTTTATGTTTAGAAACCTTATGACTGAAGATGATATTGAAGTATTGGTAAAAAATCTTGAAGATGATCAAAGATACCATGATGTTTATTATGATTCACAAAATAAACTGTTAACCCTTATTTCTTCACAACGTGATGTTTTAAGCTTGGTACGTAAAGAACTCTTTAAAATTAATCCTTCTATAGATATGATTGAACATCGAAAACCAATTCGTTCACAAGATGTTTTTAATCAGAAATATATTCAAACTTATATTCGTGTTGGTATTTTTCTTGTTGTGATTGCATTGGCTTTGATTACTTCAAAAGATCATAGTCAGTTAACACCTTTTTTATGGTTAGCAACGATGTTATTATTGGCTGAACAATTATTAAGAAAAGCCTTTAAAGATATAAAACAAAAACATATCTTAACAGAAGATGTTTTGGCATTGTGTGCAATGCTTATGGGTGTTGTTTCAGGTGCTTATTTTGAAACATGCTTAGCTGTAGTTTTGTATGAAGCGACAACACCACTGCTTAATAAATTCTTAGAGCACTCATTAGAAAAAATAGATCGTGCTGTTGAAATGCCTGAAACTGGCACAAGAGTGGTAGATGATCATGAGGAAACAGTGTCTTTGTATGAAATAGAAGTTGGAGATATTCTTGTTATTAAACCTGGTGAAACTGTTCCTATTCCTGGAAAAGTGACCAAAGGGCCTTCTGAATTAAATACTTATTCTAATACTAGTACTTATGAACTTGTAAAAGTGAAAAGAGGAAGTGAAGTTCATAGTGGTGATGTGAATGCTGGTCAAAATCCAATTTATGTTAAAGTGAGCGAAACTTATGAAAGTTCTAATTATATTGAATTGATGAATATTGCAAGTGTTGCACCGGCATATGAGTCAAAGATAGAAAAATATACAAAAACTTTATCAAAATTTTATACACCATTAATGGTTATCTTAGGGCTTGGATTAGGTATTATTTTACCAATTGTTAATTTTAAAGATTATGGACAATATATTCATGTAGGAGCTATCTTGTTATTGTTATCTGGAGCTTTATCTAGTGATCAATCTACATCATTAGGAATGTTAGCAGGATTTGCAAAAGCTTTTCAAAATGGTATTATTGTGGAATCATCTTTAGGATTAGATTCTATTAATGCTGCTCAAACGATTGTTTATGATCGTTTTGATGGTGTTGAAGTAAGTGAAGAAGAATTAGAATTGTTTAAGAAATTATCACATATGGGAAGAACATTGGTTATTTTTAATGATGGACCTGTGGCTTTAGAAAATGATCAATATACAATTTATAATGATTTGACTGTTGAAGAAAAATTAGAAAAAATGGATACATTGATTGGACCAATTGTCTATATTGGTGATAGTTTTAAAGATATTGCACTTTTACAAAAGAGTTTTGTTGGGATATCACGTGGTGGTCTAGCAGATTCTAAAGTGGTTGAAAATAGTGATGTTGTTTTGATCGATTCACAATTAAATCGGGTTTATGAAACATTCATCATTGCAAGAAATATGCGTACAATTGCTGTAGCAAATCATATTTTAACTTTATCTATGAAGTTAGCTATATTGATTTTGGTTATTTCTTTTACAGCTTTACCACTTTGGGGTGTTGTTCTGGCTGAGTTTTTAGTCAGTGCCTTTGTCATGGTGAGTGCTACACATATTTTAGAGTAGACTTGTTCTACTCTTTTTTTGGAAGTCTTGAAACAATAGGGAAAGGAAATACAAAATGAAATATCATGTTGATGAAGAAATGTTATTAATGGATTTTTTATTAGTGAAAACCCAGAGAAAAAGAAATGATATTAAACGTTTGCTGAAATTTGAAAATGTTTATGTAGATGGGCATATTGAAACTTATTATGCATATCATTTACAAGTAGGACAAACTGTTGAGATTAGTGCAAAAAAAGAGGACAAATTACCGTTTCCAATTATCTATGAAGATAAAGAATTGATTGTTATTGAAAAACCATGTGGTTTATTAAGTGAACAAACATCTGGAGAATCTCAAAAAACAGCTTACTTTATAGTAAAGCAATATTTAAAAAAGAAAAAAGAAAATATTTATTTAGTTCATCGTTTGGATCAATATACATCAGGAATATTAATGTTTGTAAAAAGTAAAAAATTATATGAACTCTTAACTCATGATTGGAATCATTATGTCAAGATAAGAGGATATATTGCTATTGTTGAAGGCATGATGAAAAAGCCAAAAGGAACAATTGAAAATTATTTAGCGGAATCAAAAACTCAGACTGTCTATATTTCAACAAAAGACCAGGGGAAAAAAGCGATTACTCATTATAAACAGATTCAAACAAATAAACGTTATAGTATGTTAGAAATCTATTTAGATACGGGTCGCAAAAATCAAATTCGTGTACATCTTTCATCATTACATCATCCAATTATTGGAGATGATAAGTATGGAGCGAAAACCAATCCAATTAGAAGATTGGGATTGCATGCTCATGAATTGATGTTTATTCATCCATTAACTCACAAAGAGATGCGATTTACCTCTCAAACACCAGATTCTTTTCAAAAACTCTTCAAAAAAGGTTGACAGAAACGATTTAATTCGTTATGATGTATCAGTAAATGAAAAGTAGTGGAAAGAAGAAGTGCCTACTTCTCGCCTGAGTGTCAGTAACGCTAGGCTAACGTCACTAAGATATCATATCTTAATGTCAATATGTGGGTGCTTTATGTACTCACTTTTTATTTGTACTACAAAATTTATAGGAGGTGGCTATTATTAGCAAGTATAACAACCAACAAACAAATGATGACTTGGTGAATGAAAAAATTCGTTTTAAAGAAGTTTTAGTTATTGATCAAAACGGTGATCAATTAGGCGTTCTGTCACGTAATCAAGCTTTGCATACTGCTTCTGATGCAAATTTAGACTTGGTTTGTGTGGCTCCGAAAGCTGCAACTCCAGTATGTCGTATTATGGACTATGGGAAATATCGTTTTGAACAACAAAAGAAACAAAAAGAAATGAAGAAAAATTCTAAAGTTGTCTCTTTAAAAGAAACGCAATTATCTCCAACGATTGATGTTCATGATAAGAACGTAAAACTCAAAAGAACAATTAAAATGTTAGAGGCAGGAGATAAAGTAAAAGTAGCTGTACGTTTTAGAGGAAGACAATTAGCTCATATTGATATTGGTCAAAAAATACTAGAAGATTTCGTTGCTGAATGTGCTGACTATTGTATTGTTGAAAAGCCAGCAAAAATGGAAGGACGAACATTGATTGCTATATTAGCACCAAAGAAGAAATAAACAGGAGGACAAAATTATGCCAAAAATGAAATCTCACAGTGGTCTAAAAAAACGTTTAAAAAGAACAGGTTCAGGGAAATTGAAACGTAGTCATGCGTATGTTTCACATTTATCTCATAACAAGACTCATAAACAAAAGAAACACTTAGCAAAAGCAACTTTAGTACACCCTTCAGATATGAAGAGAATTAAATCTAGATTACAAGGGTAATAAATAGGAGGAAAAACATATGGCAAGAGTTAAAGGTGGATATACAACTAGACGTAGAAGAAAGAAAATCTTAAAATTAGCTAAAGGATATTTTGGTTCTAAGCATACATTATATAAAACAGCTAATGAACAAGTCATGAACTCATTAGAATATGCATATAGAGATAGAAGAAACTTAAAACGTGAAATGAGAAAATTATGGATTGCACGTATTAATGCTGCTGCAAGAATGAATGATATTTCTTATTCTCAATTAATGCATGGTTTAAAATTAGCAAATGTTGAAATTAACAGAAAAATGTTATCTGAAATTGCAATTGCTGATCCAAAAGGATTTACTGCAATTGTTGATTCAGCTAAAAAAGCATTAGCAAAATAATGAAAACTGCACATGAGTGTAGTTTTTTTATATTTTATTATGTAATCGCTTTCTGTTGACATTTTTAGAGAGTTGTTTATAATTATATGTAGCATGCTACATATAATAGGGAGATATAAAATGAATGAACAGGATATCAGTGTTTTGATTTATAAAATGTCAAGTGCTATAGTGACATATATCAATCATGAATTGAATGCTTATCATTTGACTTTTCAGCAATTTTCTATTCTTCGTTATATCAGTCAACAAGATGATGAAGTCATAGGAAAAGATATTTGTCAGTTTTTAGGTGTTTCGCATCCTACTGCTGTTGGGTTGACATCAAGAATGGTGAGAAATAATCTTTTAATCGCATCTATCTCATCAAATGATCGTAGACAGACAGCTTTTTGTTTGAGTCAATATGGTCAGGAGATTTTAACACAAACGCAAAGTCTTATTGATCAGGTAGAAACGCAAATAGCAGATGGTTTGGGTGAGAACAGTGAAACTTTTAAACAGTGTTTATTATCTTTAGAAGAGATTTTTTAATATGAGGGAGGAAAAAATGTGGGGACTTTAAAGTTTTCTTTAAAAATGTTAAAAAAGGAATATAAAAAGAGTTTTGTCTATACACTCACGTTATGTTTGACGATTGCTGTTACTTTTCTTTTTTTTAATATTATTGATAATGTTTATTTAATGGAACATGTATCAGCCAATCATTCATTGTCTGGTTTAGATATTCCATTTTCTTCAACATTATCTTTTATCATTATTATTTTTTGTGCCTTTATGATTATCTTTGCAAATAATTTTTATATATCTAGAAAAACAAAAGAAATTGCTATTATGACAATGTCAGGTGCAAGTTTTTTAGATACAACCATGTATTTGTTTTATCAAAATTTTATCATGACATTGATTGCTTTTCCACTTGGAATTGGGATTGGCTTTGTGATGTCGATAGGTGTGAATCAGTGTATCTATCAATATTTAAGTTATCAGGCACCTTTTTTATATGTTCCATTCAATGCTATCAGTGATACTTTGATTTGTATATGTGCAATTATTGGTGCACAATTAATTTATGCATCAGGGTTTGTTTATCGAAAAGATATTCAATATATGTTATCGCAAGAACATAGTGCACAAGTAAAAGATGAACGAATTATTCAACTACCATCAGCTATGTATTGGCTGGTTTATATTTTGGGTCTCGTTCTTCTTATCAGTGTTCCTTATGATGCAACATCAGCACTTTTTCCCTGCTGTATTGGAACTTTAGGGATTGGAGGTATGTTAAAATATTGTTTCCCAGCGCTCTTTAAAAAAATCAAAGAACGACGTCTGATTGCAGATAAATTGTGGTTAATTGCCCTTTCTAATCTTTATGCTTCCTTGCGACGTGCAGTTTTACTGATTGAAATCTATGCAATATCAAGTAGTGTTATGATTGCTATTATGATTTCACAGCAGGAGAATCCACGTGAAATGATAACCGCTATTATTGGTTTTATCGTTGTAATTTTACTCTTGCTGGCTAGTATTCTTTATAAATATACAATGGAAGCCACAACAAGACATATGTTTTATTATAACTTATATAAATTAGGTTATACTTATCGACAATTATTATCGATTATCAAAAAAGAAGTTATTTCATTTTATGTGATTTTAATTGGATTACCTTTATTCTATATTGGTATTACATTAATACGTGCTTTTTTACATCAGGGAATTACATTATCATTCTTCATAACGGTTTTTTTGGCTCAGATATTACCAGCATTATTAGCCGGTATATTAACATATATATCATATAAAAATTCTGTTTTATTGGTTTTAAAGGAAGGGGTTCATTATGAATAAAGAAATTTTAGTTGCGGATCATGTCACAAAAATATATGGTGTAGAAACCAAAAATCCAGTGACTGCATTGTTAGATGTTTCATTAAAAATGTATGAAGGTGATTTTATTTGTGTTATGGGACCATCAGGCTCAGGAAAATCAACATTTATCAATAATCTTTCAACCATTGATGTACCTACCAAAGGTCGAGTTTATATTAATGGGAAAGAAGTCAGAACGATGGGAGAAAATGAGGTTGGTCGTTTTCGCTATGAAAATTTAGGATTCATTTTTCAGGAGTTTAATCTGCTTGATTCATTAACGATTTTTGAAAATATTGCTGTACCATTATCTTTAGCAAATAAAAATATCAAAGACATTAATGAACGTGTACATCAAGTAGCACAAAAATTAAATGTTCATCAATTGTTAGATAAATATCCTCATGAATGTT
Protein-coding regions in this window:
- a CDS encoding RluA family pseudouridine synthase, which gives rise to MKYHVDEEMLLMDFLLVKTQRKRNDIKRLLKFENVYVDGHIETYYAYHLQVGQTVEISAKKEDKLPFPIIYEDKELIVIEKPCGLLSEQTSGESQKTAYFIVKQYLKKKKENIYLVHRLDQYTSGILMFVKSKKLYELLTHDWNHYVKIRGYIAIVEGMMKKPKGTIENYLAESKTQTVYISTKDQGKKAITHYKQIQTNKRYSMLEIYLDTGRKNQIRVHLSSLHHPIIGDDKYGAKTNPIRRLGLHAHELMFIHPLTHKEMRFTSQTPDSFQKLFKKG
- the rpmI gene encoding 50S ribosomal protein L35, which translates into the protein MPKMKSHSGLKKRLKRTGSGKLKRSHAYVSHLSHNKTHKQKKHLAKATLVHPSDMKRIKSRLQG
- the rplT gene encoding 50S ribosomal protein L20 → MARVKGGYTTRRRRKKILKLAKGYFGSKHTLYKTANEQVMNSLEYAYRDRRNLKREMRKLWIARINAAARMNDISYSQLMHGLKLANVEINRKMLSEIAIADPKGFTAIVDSAKKALAK
- a CDS encoding P-type ATPase, whose amino-acid sequence is MINLSKKTFEISNIQTVEDLNKLSLELNSREQVSHIKINKGSITFNCIDIDALLRLIHGINKELVIKEVIDGTKRQYDFAQKKEVKHYFMFRNLMTEDDIEVLVKNLEDDQRYHDVYYDSQNKLLTLISSQRDVLSLVRKELFKINPSIDMIEHRKPIRSQDVFNQKYIQTYIRVGIFLVVIALALITSKDHSQLTPFLWLATMLLLAEQLLRKAFKDIKQKHILTEDVLALCAMLMGVVSGAYFETCLAVVLYEATTPLLNKFLEHSLEKIDRAVEMPETGTRVVDDHEETVSLYEIEVGDILVIKPGETVPIPGKVTKGPSELNTYSNTSTYELVKVKRGSEVHSGDVNAGQNPIYVKVSETYESSNYIELMNIASVAPAYESKIEKYTKTLSKFYTPLMVILGLGLGIILPIVNFKDYGQYIHVGAILLLLSGALSSDQSTSLGMLAGFAKAFQNGIIVESSLGLDSINAAQTIVYDRFDGVEVSEEELELFKKLSHMGRTLVIFNDGPVALENDQYTIYNDLTVEEKLEKMDTLIGPIVYIGDSFKDIALLQKSFVGISRGGLADSKVVENSDVVLIDSQLNRVYETFIIARNMRTIAVANHILTLSMKLAILILVISFTALPLWGVVLAEFLVSAFVMVSATHILE
- a CDS encoding FtsX-like permease family protein, producing the protein MGTLKFSLKMLKKEYKKSFVYTLTLCLTIAVTFLFFNIIDNVYLMEHVSANHSLSGLDIPFSSTLSFIIIIFCAFMIIFANNFYISRKTKEIAIMTMSGASFLDTTMYLFYQNFIMTLIAFPLGIGIGFVMSIGVNQCIYQYLSYQAPFLYVPFNAISDTLICICAIIGAQLIYASGFVYRKDIQYMLSQEHSAQVKDERIIQLPSAMYWLVYILGLVLLISVPYDATSALFPCCIGTLGIGGMLKYCFPALFKKIKERRLIADKLWLIALSNLYASLRRAVLLIEIYAISSSVMIAIMISQQENPREMITAIIGFIVVILLLLASILYKYTMEATTRHMFYYNLYKLGYTYRQLLSIIKKEVISFYVILIGLPLFYIGITLIRAFLHQGITLSFFITVFLAQILPALLAGILTYISYKNSVLLVLKEGVHYE
- a CDS encoding MarR family winged helix-turn-helix transcriptional regulator yields the protein MNEQDISVLIYKMSSAIVTYINHELNAYHLTFQQFSILRYISQQDDEVIGKDICQFLGVSHPTAVGLTSRMVRNNLLIASISSNDRRQTAFCLSQYGQEILTQTQSLIDQVETQIADGLGENSETFKQCLLSLEEIF
- the infC gene encoding translation initiation factor IF-3, translated to MAIISKYNNQQTNDDLVNEKIRFKEVLVIDQNGDQLGVLSRNQALHTASDANLDLVCVAPKAATPVCRIMDYGKYRFEQQKKQKEMKKNSKVVSLKETQLSPTIDVHDKNVKLKRTIKMLEAGDKVKVAVRFRGRQLAHIDIGQKILEDFVAECADYCIVEKPAKMEGRTLIAILAPKKK
- a CDS encoding ABC transporter ATP-binding protein, with product MNKEILVADHVTKIYGVETKNPVTALLDVSLKMYEGDFICVMGPSGSGKSTFINNLSTIDVPTKGRVYINGKEVRTMGENEVGRFRYENLGFIFQEFNLLDSLTIFENIAVPLSLANKNIKDINERVHQVAQKLNVHQLLDKYPHECSGGQRQRAAIARALVTNPKLIVADEPTGNLDSQNSHELLELFKNLNDQEGVSILMVTHDSMIASYSQKLLYIKDGEIAETIERGDLSQKDYFYKIVDVNSVESQKLFVD